Within Acidobacteriota bacterium, the genomic segment AACGACCGAAACAGAATCTTCGGATCGTGCTTACTCAGCACCTTCGTGATCGCCGCCGTCAACGTCGTCTTCCCGTGATCAATGTGCCCAATCGTCCCGATATTTAAATGCGGTTTCGATCGGTCAAATTTCTCCTTCGCCATCGCTGCTGCTCCCGTACTTGGAATTGGTGAAGCACTTGCTGCAAGTTCGTTAAAGTCTCGTCAACGCCCCGTTAAATCAACAGACAGCAAATTGGGCCAAAAAATCCCCCCGAGCCGCCGAACTTACGTGGAGCCAAATCAGCGTCTCGCTATTAAGAACCGTGGGAACCCTTTGTGGGGAAACTCCGGCTTGCTGCTGGGCCATTTAATACTGGCAATACTTGCAATGCTGGTGGACAGGGGAGGATTCGAACCTCCGTAGCCCGCAAGGGGCGGCAGATTTACAGTCTGCTGCCATTAGCCGCTCGGCCACCTGTCCGAGTCGCGCGAACCGCCGGTTGCCTGCCGGGAATCAGCTTTTCCTCTTGAATGCGGAGAGCGTCAGGTGATGCCTGTCATTCTCCAGCTGCTTCCCTTTTCCTCAGAGGCAGGGCTGTAGTTGCGGTTCCGCGCCTAGCTTGTAAAAAAATCCTCCTACTAGTAAGTACACCCACGAAAGCGAGGACTGCCGTGGAAAAACTTTTGTTATCCGGGCGCCGAGACCACCCAACTCAAAACTTTTCGGATTTCAGAGAGCCTCACCAGACCCCGATGGATGCTACTCCAAACGCGAAGTCGCTTGACCCGCTCTCCGTGTTGCAAATTAAACTAATGCCGCAACCTTCTAACTATACACTAGAAAACTATTTCTGGCCACCGGCTAAATTAAAATAATGTGATGGGCTGTAAATTCTGGAGCGGGAGACGGGGATCGAACCCGCGACCAACAGCTTGGAAGGCTGTGACTCTACCACTGAGTTACTCCCGCCTCGCGCTTACCCTCAACGCCTCCAACACCTTTAAACAGGCCGCTTCTGCGCTCTAGCGTCCGCGACCCAACCCGCAATACTGGAGCCGTTGACCGGGATCGAACCGGTGACCTCGTCCTTACCAAGGACGTGCTCTACCAACTGAGCTACAACGGCCGTAATCCAATGTGGGCCGCAACCCAATGGGGGGCCGCAACCCGCACGGCCCACTGGCGCGCTCGAATCTCTGGAGCTGGCGGAGGGATTTGAACCCCCGACCCTCTGATTACAAATCAGATGCTCTACCAACTGAGCTACGCCAGCTAGTGGCAAACTTCAGATTATATCAGATTATTTTTTTTCCGCAACCGGGACCGCTCAATCCGACGACCTTCGCGGTTCCCGCAGCCTCCTCTTCCCCGCTGCGCCGCCGCCGAGTTGTGGTAGTCTCGACTCGTACGGTGCCCATTCCCCCCCTCGTTGTCAGAACAGTTGTTAGAACAGTTGTCAAAATAGTTGTTAAAGCATTACATTCTGACCAAGGAGCGCTTCCCATGACAACACGATTCCATCTGCACCGCCTGTTCCCGCTGGCCTCGCTGTTGCTGATCTCCACTCTGCCCTTCGCGTTGCGCGCGCCAGCGCAATCCAATGTCCCCGGGCAGATTCAGTTTGCCGGGAGCATTTTTACCACAGAGGTGCACAGAGGTATTACGTTCGCGCTCTACGCCGCGTAATCCGGTGGCAGTGCGCTGTGGATGGAGACGCAGAACGTCGCGGTTGATGGCGCAGGTGCGTACTCCGCGCTGCTGGGCGCGACGACGGCAGGCGGTATCCCGCAAGACATCTTCGCCTCGGGCGAAGCGCGCTGGCTGGAAGTCAGCGCCAACTCCACAGAAGACGGCGCTGACGGCGCGACGCTCGCGCAGCCGCGCGTGCTGCTAGTCAGCGTGCCCTACGCATTGAAGGCCGGTGACGCCGAGACGCTGGGCGTCCTCCGCGCCATGCCGCGCCTCGACAGGCGCGCTGGGCGGGGGATTTCTCTGCGTCCGCCGACCTATTTGTCAGTGCCCAAATTGATGCCAGCCAATTTGCCAATCAGTCCGCCTGAATCGAGCGTCCCGGCCCGGCCCTTCGCCTCCGACTTGGCGCTGGCGGCAGCCATTCTGGCGCGCGACCGCAAGGCCACGGCACGGCTGATCGAGCTGCACTCCGACGCGGTTCACCGCTATGTCTGGAAGCGACTGACGCCGCGCATCGAAATGGTGGACTACCTGGTGCAGGAAGTATTTCTGGCCGCATGGAGCGGCCTGGCCAGCTTTAATGGCACGGCCACACTGCGCAGCTGGCTCATCAGCATCGCGCGCCACAAGGTGGAGGATCACTACCGGCGCGCCTTGAACGGCCATTGGCAGACGCTGGACGCCGAGGGCGAAATCGAGATTCCCGCCGAGCCCGTGGATCTGCCCGGCCAGATGGATGCCCGGCGCATCTCCGAGCGGGCCGAGCAAACCCTGGCCGCGCTGCCCTATGAGTATGCGGTAGCCCTGCGCTGGCGCTATTGGGACGAGCGCTCGGCCCGCGAGATGGCCGAGGCCACCGGCCGTTCGGAGAAGGCCATCGAGCGTATGCTGGCGCGCGCCCGGGCTCGCTTCAAGACCCTGTGGGAGGAGACGGCATGAGCAACCAAGCGTTTTCAGATATGGCCATGCAGCGGATTCTGCGTGCGGATCAGGCGAGGTCGTCTGACACCGCGTCGTTTGCGGCGTCGGGCGAGTCGCCGGGCGGGGCACCGGGCGCATCCTCCCGCCTGAAGTCTCGCATCTACTCCCGTTTGATTGAACTGGAGCAACAACAGGGGCCGCTGCGAGTGCTGGCAGCCAGCAGAGCGGCTGGGGAAAAGCTTTGCATCTTTGAAGCCGGACTAGCCCTGCTGCCGGGTGAGCAATTGCAGTCGCGCTATATTATGCGCGACCCAATCGTACGGATCGAACTGAGGTAGTTTTAGATGGCAAGTCTGGACAGAGCGGATTGGAATGGCGACCGGGTAGTCCATTGCCAAGGTGGTATGCAAGGAACGGACGAAAATCCACTTTTCGTCAGGCCAAAGGCATGTTGGCGAAAATGAGACGTTTCCGAATGGCCCGATGCGTGGAGTTCTCGACAAGCCCAGGAACGGGTGATAGGATTGGCTTGGCGGATGATCTGAAATGATGACGAGGCCGAAACGGGTGCTATGGGGTTGACTGAACGCCCTAGCCGTCCAGTTCATCGCTCCCCGCTAGAGATTGTTGAATTCCAGGAGGGCTGAAGATAGCCATGCCAAAGCCAAACAAAGAACGAGGGTTCATCACCGTTACCGGCGTAATCATGATTTTCGTGTTGGTGGCGGTCATTTTTGCGGCCTTCCGGTTACTCCCCCCATACATTAACA encodes:
- a CDS encoding sigma-70 family RNA polymerase sigma factor, which encodes METQNVAVDGAGAYSALLGATTAGGIPQDIFASGEARWLEVSANSTEDGADGATLAQPRVLLVSVPYALKAGDAETLGVLRAMPRLDRRAGRGISLRPPTYLSVPKLMPANLPISPPESSVPARPFASDLALAAAILARDRKATARLIELHSDAVHRYVWKRLTPRIEMVDYLVQEVFLAAWSGLASFNGTATLRSWLISIARHKVEDHYRRALNGHWQTLDAEGEIEIPAEPVDLPGQMDARRISERAEQTLAALPYEYAVALRWRYWDERSAREMAEATGRSEKAIERMLARARARFKTLWEETA
- the tuf gene encoding elongation factor Tu (EF-Tu; promotes GTP-dependent binding of aminoacyl-tRNA to the A-site of ribosomes during protein biosynthesis; when the tRNA anticodon matches the mRNA codon, GTP hydrolysis results; the inactive EF-Tu-GDP leaves the ribosome and release of GDP is promoted by elongation factor Ts; many prokaryotes have two copies of the gene encoding EF-Tu), translating into MAKEKFDRSKPHLNIGTIGHIDHGKTTLTAAITKVLSKHDPKILFRS